The following coding sequences lie in one Acidimicrobiia bacterium genomic window:
- the pyrF gene encoding orotidine-5'-phosphate decarboxylase, whose protein sequence is MTEEALDDLDQGEVPAEIRARLALALDIDDVVAARRMANDLDEFFGTIKIGLELYTAAGPDVLAGFVTNGWDVFADLKLHDIPTTVERAARVVGSLGARWLTVHTAGGEAMLRAAVEGLAAGSAGLEGPPPGVLGVTVLTSDELNDPNLLTERTALAAATGCAGIICAAPDLPLTAPWAEQLTRVVPGTRLPGADTHDQTRVTDPRTALNNGADLLVIGRGVTATPEPILAAAELVGHLLG, encoded by the coding sequence ATGACTGAAGAAGCACTCGACGACCTCGACCAAGGCGAAGTTCCCGCCGAAATACGCGCTCGTTTGGCTCTGGCCCTCGACATTGATGACGTGGTAGCAGCCCGACGCATGGCCAACGATCTCGACGAATTTTTTGGCACCATAAAAATTGGTTTAGAGCTTTACACCGCCGCCGGACCCGATGTGTTAGCAGGCTTTGTCACCAACGGCTGGGACGTTTTTGCCGACCTCAAATTGCACGACATTCCCACCACGGTAGAGCGAGCAGCCCGGGTAGTGGGGTCGCTCGGTGCGCGCTGGCTCACCGTGCATACCGCCGGAGGCGAAGCGATGCTCCGGGCCGCCGTAGAAGGTTTAGCAGCCGGATCAGCCGGGCTAGAAGGACCACCACCCGGTGTATTAGGGGTCACCGTGCTAACCAGTGACGAACTCAACGACCCGAACCTCTTAACCGAACGCACGGCACTGGCCGCCGCTACTGGCTGCGCCGGAATAATTTGCGCCGCCCCTGACTTGCCCCTGACCGCCCCCTGGGCTGAACAACTCACCCGGGTGGTTCCCGGTACCCGTTTACCAGGGGCCGACACCCATGACCAAACACGAGTCACCGACCCGCGCACAGCGCTAAACAACGGAGCCGACCTCTTAGTTATCGGGCGAGGGGTCACGGCAACCCCAGAACCCATCTTGGCGGCCGCAGAATTAGTAGGCCATCTTTTGGGGTGA
- a CDS encoding integration host factor, which produces MAGLPQLTDEQRRAALAKATEARQARAEIKELLKMGSLTFPELLDRADNDPILAKMKVKAVLQSLPKLGKVKAKRTMEEVGISESRRLRGLGKQQRADLLARFS; this is translated from the coding sequence ATGGCAGGACTTCCTCAACTAACCGACGAACAACGACGAGCCGCTTTGGCCAAAGCCACCGAAGCTCGCCAAGCACGAGCCGAAATAAAAGAGCTTCTCAAAATGGGTTCGCTTACCTTTCCTGAACTGCTCGACCGGGCCGACAACGACCCGATCCTGGCCAAAATGAAAGTCAAAGCGGTGCTGCAGTCTTTACCTAAATTAGGAAAAGTGAAAGCTAAGCGCACCATGGAAGAAGTAGGGATCAGCGAAAGCCGTCGCTTACGAGGCTTAGGCAAACAACAACGAGCCGACCTGCTTGCTCGTTTTTCTTAA
- a CDS encoding guanylate kinase: MAESVKAPLLVVLSGPGGVGKGTLATALIAADPKLTLSRSWATRPRRKDDVADAYVFVSEQDFLAHRNQQGFLEWNKFLDHYYGTPVPDPTAKQDLLLEIDVAGGRQVLDHQPDALMIFVEAPSEAEQRRRLLSRGDDPTQAAKRIAEGKRETQEAKDLGYSFITNDHLAQTVTEVKGLINEKRG, from the coding sequence ATGGCTGAGTCGGTGAAGGCTCCGTTGCTGGTTGTTCTCTCGGGGCCAGGAGGCGTCGGCAAAGGAACGCTAGCCACCGCACTTATCGCCGCCGACCCAAAGCTGACGCTCAGCCGTTCTTGGGCCACCCGGCCTCGCCGTAAAGATGACGTAGCGGACGCCTACGTGTTCGTTTCTGAACAAGACTTTTTGGCACACCGCAACCAGCAAGGCTTTCTGGAGTGGAACAAGTTTTTAGACCACTACTACGGAACCCCCGTGCCCGACCCGACGGCAAAACAAGATTTGTTGCTGGAAATCGATGTGGCCGGGGGGCGACAAGTGCTGGACCATCAACCCGACGCGCTCATGATTTTTGTTGAAGCGCCCAGCGAAGCAGAACAACGCCGCCGCTTATTGTCTCGGGGCGACGACCCTACTCAAGCAGCAAAACGCATTGCCGAAGGAAAACGAGAGACCCAAGAAGCAAAAGATTTGGGATACTCCTTCATCACCAATGACCATTTAGCGCAAACGGTGACAGAAGTTAAAGGATTGATTAACGAAAAACGCGGCTAG
- the rpoZ gene encoding DNA-directed RNA polymerase subunit omega, with protein sequence MKGHDTLVNPEIEGLLERADSKFKLVVLSSKRARQINAYFGQLGEGLGSTIPPQITSTARKPLSIAFEEMDANKIISVDVVEEEEPSEEELLAIAAMEAEAAEEDGEETADQDGDQSA encoded by the coding sequence GTGAAGGGCCACGACACCCTAGTTAACCCTGAAATTGAAGGGCTTTTAGAGCGAGCAGACTCTAAATTTAAGTTGGTAGTGCTGAGCTCAAAACGAGCCCGTCAAATCAACGCTTACTTTGGTCAACTGGGTGAAGGTTTGGGTTCTACCATTCCTCCTCAAATTACCTCCACGGCCCGCAAGCCTCTCTCCATAGCTTTTGAAGAAATGGATGCCAACAAAATCATTTCGGTAGACGTGGTAGAAGAAGAAGAGCCCAGCGAAGAAGAACTGCTGGCCATCGCCGCTATGGAAGCAGAAGCAGCCGAAGAAGACGGCGAAGAAACTGCCGACCAAGACGGCGACCAGAGCGCCTAA
- the coaBC gene encoding bifunctional phosphopantothenoylcysteine decarboxylase/phosphopantothenate--cysteine ligase CoaBC, which yields MGTLDGRRIVLGVTGGIAAYKAVEVCRRLVDAGAHVSPILTNAAQRFIGKTTFDALASEKAQTSLWDEESPIPHTLLGQNADLIVVCPATARLLADYRMGRSADLLTATLLATRAPVMVCPAMHTEMWEQPAVQENVAILAQRGVEIVAPEKGRLAGGDSGEGRLADPVNILATVERLLGAQAPQKDLDGLQILVTAGGTREPICPVRYLGNRSSGKQGHAIAAQAAARGAQVICVTTEADQAPQHPQITVQAVDTAAQMASAVFEAAPQSDVVVMAAAVADFTPVAVAEQKIKKSTGTPEILLQPTVDILATLGAQRSPSQVLVGFAAETSDLVENAAKKLAAKGVDLMVANDVAADQVGFGHDTNAVVILSDAENSEEVPLASKTEIANAVLDAALKTLHQNSKN from the coding sequence ATGGGAACACTCGACGGTCGCCGCATCGTCCTTGGGGTCACCGGGGGCATAGCCGCTTACAAAGCGGTAGAAGTATGCCGCCGCCTCGTGGACGCCGGGGCGCACGTATCGCCCATCTTGACCAACGCAGCACAACGCTTCATTGGCAAAACCACCTTCGATGCCCTGGCATCAGAAAAAGCACAAACCTCGCTTTGGGATGAAGAAAGCCCGATCCCGCACACCTTGCTGGGACAAAACGCAGACCTGATCGTGGTTTGCCCGGCTACCGCTCGGTTGCTGGCCGATTACCGTATGGGTCGCTCGGCCGACCTCTTGACGGCCACCTTGTTGGCCACCCGAGCCCCCGTGATGGTTTGCCCGGCCATGCACACCGAAATGTGGGAACAGCCAGCAGTGCAAGAAAACGTAGCCATCTTGGCCCAACGCGGCGTAGAAATCGTCGCCCCCGAAAAAGGCCGACTAGCCGGAGGCGACAGCGGCGAAGGACGGCTGGCTGACCCAGTAAACATTTTGGCGACCGTTGAACGCTTGTTGGGGGCACAAGCACCACAAAAAGATTTAGACGGATTACAGATTTTAGTAACCGCCGGCGGCACCCGCGAACCCATTTGCCCAGTGCGCTACTTGGGGAACCGATCCTCCGGAAAACAAGGCCACGCCATAGCAGCCCAAGCAGCGGCCCGAGGCGCCCAAGTGATTTGTGTTACCACCGAAGCCGACCAAGCACCCCAGCACCCACAAATAACCGTGCAAGCAGTGGACACGGCCGCCCAAATGGCGTCAGCCGTTTTTGAAGCCGCACCACAAAGCGATGTCGTGGTTATGGCCGCCGCCGTAGCGGACTTCACCCCGGTGGCGGTAGCCGAACAAAAAATAAAAAAGAGCACCGGAACCCCAGAAATTCTTCTCCAACCCACGGTAGACATATTGGCCACCTTGGGCGCCCAGCGATCCCCCAGCCAAGTACTGGTGGGTTTCGCCGCAGAAACAAGCGACCTAGTTGAAAACGCCGCCAAAAAACTTGCCGCCAAAGGCGTAGACCTGATGGTGGCCAACGATGTGGCCGCCGACCAAGTGGGGTTTGGCCACGACACCAATGCTGTAGTAATTTTAAGTGACGCCGAAAACAGCGAAGAAGTACCCTTGGCCAGCAAAACAGAAATCGCCAACGCAGTACTTGATGCGGCCCTAAAGACTCTTCACCAAAATTCAAAAAATTAA
- a CDS encoding TrmH family RNA methyltransferase, whose product MKNLDSTGLKRLHREWRRRTEGDVALLLDSVQTPFNVGSILRTAAAYRVSHIWLAGATASPTHTKTNRTALGTGRYLTWTVCETAAEALVEIKEAGYFLLGIELADHAVPLHKVSTADQVCLALGHEDRGLSAPVLQACDAVAFIPQLGRVGSLNVATAAGIALYETNRRTWVEDSGAERSDFDT is encoded by the coding sequence ATGAAAAATCTTGACAGTACGGGGCTGAAGCGTTTGCATCGGGAGTGGCGGCGCCGCACCGAAGGCGATGTGGCTTTGCTTTTAGACAGCGTGCAGACTCCTTTTAATGTTGGTTCTATTTTGCGTACTGCGGCGGCGTATAGGGTTTCGCATATTTGGTTAGCGGGCGCTACAGCGTCTCCGACGCACACCAAAACGAATCGCACAGCGTTGGGCACTGGCCGTTATTTAACTTGGACGGTGTGCGAAACGGCTGCTGAAGCTTTGGTTGAAATTAAAGAAGCGGGCTACTTTTTGTTGGGTATTGAGTTGGCTGATCACGCGGTGCCGCTTCATAAGGTGAGCACGGCTGATCAGGTGTGTTTGGCTTTGGGTCACGAAGATCGTGGTTTGTCGGCTCCGGTTTTGCAGGCCTGCGATGCGGTGGCTTTTATTCCGCAATTGGGGCGGGTGGGGAGCCTCAACGTGGCTACCGCGGCGGGTATTGCTTTGTACGAAACGAATCGTCGTACTTGGGTCGAAGATTCAGGCGCGGAGCGGTCCGACTTCGATACGTAG
- a CDS encoding methyltransferase domain-containing protein has product MNDPDQHYWTSNPDAPSAPRQVELLLPDVHLSLTTDRGVFSADQVDRGTRFLLLEGPPPLASAQNLLDVGCGYGPIACSLAVRHPQAHVWAVDTNQRALALCRTNAEKAGLTNVTACLPEEVPEEIVFDAFWSNPPIRIGKPALHDLLLHWLHRLSSTGEAHLVVQRHLGADSLARWLDDQGWLTVRRNSRKGFRLLDVERKVSS; this is encoded by the coding sequence ATGAACGACCCCGATCAGCATTATTGGACTAGTAATCCGGATGCTCCTTCTGCTCCCCGTCAGGTTGAACTCTTGCTTCCTGACGTTCATTTGTCGCTTACCACCGACCGGGGAGTGTTTTCTGCTGACCAGGTTGACCGGGGCACACGATTTTTACTTCTTGAGGGCCCTCCCCCGTTGGCCTCGGCGCAGAACCTTTTAGATGTTGGTTGCGGCTACGGGCCGATCGCTTGTTCGTTGGCGGTCCGCCACCCTCAAGCGCATGTTTGGGCGGTAGACACCAACCAAAGGGCTTTAGCGTTGTGTCGCACCAATGCAGAAAAAGCCGGCCTGACCAACGTGACTGCTTGTTTACCCGAAGAGGTCCCGGAGGAAATAGTTTTTGATGCGTTTTGGTCTAACCCTCCTATTCGTATTGGCAAGCCGGCTTTACATGACCTGTTGTTGCACTGGTTGCATCGGCTATCTTCAACCGGAGAAGCACACTTGGTGGTACAGCGCCACTTGGGGGCCGATTCGTTGGCTCGCTGGCTTGACGATCAGGGATGGCTCACGGTGCGAAGAAATTCTCGAAAGGGTTTCCGGTTACTTGATGTGGAACGAAAGGTTTCTTCATGA
- the def gene encoding peptide deformylase, whose translation MNPHEIRIIGDPVLRTIGDPVDNVDGALVQLVDNMFETMYEAAGIGLAAPQVGVQKQFFVYDHGDEVGVILNPKIVESDGEWVFEEGCLSVPGLSWEITRPKTIHLVGIDLEGNEISKEADEIEARLFQHEIDHLNGVLLIDHLDDEQRKEALGTLRKMNFQRTNPSPAPGGLRLP comes from the coding sequence GTGAATCCCCACGAGATACGCATAATTGGTGACCCGGTGTTACGCACCATTGGCGACCCCGTAGACAACGTCGACGGCGCCTTGGTGCAATTAGTCGACAACATGTTCGAAACCATGTACGAAGCAGCCGGCATTGGCTTAGCGGCCCCCCAAGTTGGGGTACAAAAACAATTCTTCGTCTACGACCACGGCGACGAAGTTGGGGTCATCTTGAACCCAAAAATTGTAGAAAGCGACGGAGAATGGGTATTCGAAGAAGGATGCCTCTCTGTGCCAGGCCTTTCATGGGAAATAACCCGGCCCAAAACCATTCACCTCGTAGGCATTGACCTCGAAGGCAACGAAATTTCGAAAGAAGCCGACGAAATAGAAGCCCGCCTCTTTCAACACGAAATAGATCACCTCAACGGGGTGCTGCTCATTGACCACCTCGACGATGAACAACGCAAAGAAGCCCTCGGCACCCTGCGCAAAATGAACTTCCAACGCACAAACCCGTCCCCCGCCCCGGGCGGACTCCGGTTGCCTTAA
- a CDS encoding methionyl-tRNA formyltransferase, whose amino-acid sequence MTAPQRLVYLGTPQAAVPPLEALCAAGFDIVQVITGPDKRRGRRAELSPSPVKEAAQALGLPVAHELDALNDCSVDLGVVVAYGKLLPMNLLQRIPMVNLHFSLLPKWRGAAPVERSLLAGDATTGVCVMEVAQELDTGGIYAKTEVAIGPQTARQLRQKLVKVGSELLTQTLLAGLGAPVPQDGTPSYAHKITTEDRHLNWNHPAEELLRQVRLGGAWTTFRGQRFKIWVAETGQNTASDPGTLHHDHVATGQGTLRLIEVQAENKARQPWDTWQTGARLTDQDRLI is encoded by the coding sequence ATGACCGCACCACAACGCCTGGTCTATTTGGGCACTCCCCAAGCAGCAGTACCGCCACTTGAGGCCTTGTGCGCTGCCGGTTTCGACATTGTGCAGGTAATCACTGGCCCCGACAAGCGCCGAGGCCGCCGAGCCGAGCTCAGCCCCAGCCCAGTCAAAGAAGCCGCTCAAGCACTGGGGCTACCCGTAGCCCACGAGTTAGACGCATTAAACGACTGCTCAGTCGACCTTGGGGTAGTGGTGGCCTACGGCAAGTTGCTCCCCATGAACCTGCTGCAACGCATCCCCATGGTGAACCTGCATTTCTCGCTGCTCCCTAAATGGCGAGGAGCAGCCCCCGTGGAACGTTCCCTGCTGGCCGGCGACGCCACCACCGGGGTATGTGTTATGGAAGTAGCTCAAGAACTCGACACCGGCGGCATTTACGCAAAAACCGAAGTAGCTATTGGCCCACAAACGGCAAGACAACTTCGACAAAAACTGGTCAAAGTGGGCAGCGAACTACTTACCCAAACGTTGCTGGCCGGACTCGGCGCCCCCGTACCCCAAGACGGCACCCCAAGCTACGCCCATAAAATCACTACCGAAGATCGACACCTCAATTGGAACCACCCCGCCGAAGAACTCCTACGGCAAGTACGCCTTGGGGGAGCGTGGACCACCTTCCGTGGCCAACGATTCAAAATCTGGGTGGCCGAAACCGGACAAAACACCGCGAGCGACCCGGGCACCCTCCACCACGACCACGTCGCAACCGGCCAAGGCACGCTTCGTCTCATTGAAGTGCAAGCCGAAAACAAAGCACGCCAACCCTGGGACACCTGGCAAACCGGGGCACGCCTCACCGACCAAGACCGACTTATTTAA
- a CDS encoding dienelactone hydrolase, translating to MSVNDLHGYEINEFAHGGTTHTVLRTGTGPAVIIMAEIPGITPRVAEFGRRVAALGCTAVLPSLFGKPGKSPSPLYITSSLVKACISREFTAFLRNRTSPVTTWLRALAAHEHGRCGGPGVGAVGMCFTGGFALGMMVDQRMLAPVLTQPSLPLPFGKGSKRALGISKKDLEKARQRVDEGVCVLGLRFSHDAMAPGERFARLKEEFGEGFIGVEIDSSPGNAYRISPRAHSVLTEELVDEPGHPTREALDKVLDHLASRLLDS from the coding sequence ATGAGCGTAAACGACCTGCACGGCTACGAAATAAACGAGTTCGCTCATGGCGGAACAACCCACACTGTTTTGCGTACCGGAACCGGGCCGGCGGTGATCATCATGGCGGAGATTCCGGGCATCACCCCTCGGGTGGCTGAGTTTGGCCGCCGGGTGGCTGCTCTTGGTTGTACCGCGGTTTTGCCTTCGCTGTTTGGCAAACCGGGCAAATCTCCGTCCCCGCTTTATATCACTTCGAGTTTGGTCAAGGCTTGTATTTCTCGTGAGTTCACTGCTTTTTTACGGAATCGCACTTCGCCAGTTACTACGTGGTTACGGGCTTTGGCGGCGCACGAACACGGTCGCTGTGGGGGCCCGGGGGTGGGCGCCGTGGGCATGTGCTTTACTGGCGGTTTTGCTTTGGGCATGATGGTCGACCAGCGCATGTTGGCCCCTGTGTTAACTCAGCCCAGTTTGCCGCTGCCTTTTGGCAAGGGAAGCAAACGGGCGCTGGGTATTTCAAAAAAGGATTTAGAAAAAGCCCGCCAACGCGTTGATGAAGGGGTTTGCGTGTTGGGGTTGCGCTTCTCTCATGATGCCATGGCTCCGGGTGAACGTTTTGCCCGTTTAAAAGAAGAGTTTGGTGAAGGGTTCATTGGCGTGGAGATTGATTCTTCACCGGGCAACGCTTACCGTATTTCCCCTCGAGCGCACTCGGTGTTGACCGAAGAGTTAGTTGATGAACCTGGTCATCCCACACGAGAGGCGTTAGATAAAGTTCTGGACCATTTGGCCAGTCGTTTGTTGGACAGTTAA
- a CDS encoding MogA/MoaB family molybdenum cofactor biosynthesis protein — translation MEEPLKVKILTVSDGVIHGTRENVSGPALEKRMTAAGWIVVEKTVTADGTEAVAQALRSLAENFHGLIVTTGGTGFGPRDLTPEGTLTVLDRQAPGLAETMRLVNPLGRLSRGTAGTCGTSLILNTPGSVKGCVECLEAVIDVVPHAVRLLVDNADPHPATNA, via the coding sequence ATGGAAGAACCACTCAAGGTGAAGATACTCACCGTCTCCGACGGAGTGATTCATGGTACGCGTGAAAATGTTTCTGGGCCAGCGCTTGAAAAACGCATGACGGCAGCCGGGTGGATAGTGGTCGAAAAAACCGTGACCGCCGACGGAACCGAAGCAGTGGCCCAAGCTTTACGCTCCTTAGCCGAAAATTTTCATGGCCTCATCGTCACCACCGGCGGCACCGGGTTTGGCCCCCGCGACCTCACCCCAGAAGGCACCCTCACCGTTTTAGACCGGCAAGCCCCCGGGCTGGCCGAAACCATGCGTCTCGTTAACCCCCTGGGCCGGCTCTCCCGAGGAACGGCCGGTACCTGCGGGACCAGCCTCATACTGAATACCCCCGGCTCAGTCAAAGGCTGTGTGGAGTGCCTCGAAGCAGTTATTGATGTGGTACCCCACGCCGTGCGGTTACTAGTAGACAACGCCGACCCTCACCCGGCCACCAATGCCTGA
- the ribD gene encoding bifunctional diaminohydroxyphosphoribosylaminopyrimidine deaminase/5-amino-6-(5-phosphoribosylamino)uracil reductase RibD yields MPDQEFMALAIAAAAEVHGHTSPNPWVGAVVVANGEVAGSGATAPPGSAHAEISALNQAGEKAQDATLYTTLEPCHHQGRTGPCTEAIIKAGITKVVVGVQDPDPQVVGRGIEYLRGAGLEVVVGCLNEEINQQLAAYLHHRRTGLPYVVLKLAATLDGRIAAPDGSSTWITGPEARADVQKLRSQSDAICVGAGTVRTDDPKLTVRSENGGNTNLRRIVFGEVAPDAQAQPVETYSGAPRDLLERLGQEGVLQLLVEGGADLAGRFHRDGLVDRYCIYLAPALLGGEDGRPVLAGPGAPTMEEIQRGRFVEVKRLGNDLRLDLILDEK; encoded by the coding sequence ATGCCTGACCAAGAGTTCATGGCGTTAGCCATCGCTGCGGCGGCCGAAGTACACGGCCACACCTCACCGAACCCTTGGGTCGGGGCAGTGGTGGTGGCCAACGGTGAAGTAGCGGGAAGCGGGGCAACCGCTCCACCCGGTTCCGCTCACGCAGAAATATCTGCGCTAAACCAAGCAGGCGAAAAAGCTCAAGACGCCACCTTGTACACCACCTTGGAGCCCTGTCATCATCAAGGACGCACCGGGCCCTGCACCGAAGCCATTATCAAAGCCGGTATTACCAAAGTAGTGGTGGGGGTACAAGACCCCGACCCTCAAGTAGTGGGAAGAGGCATCGAGTACCTCCGAGGTGCTGGCCTTGAAGTGGTGGTGGGTTGCTTAAACGAAGAAATAAACCAACAACTTGCGGCGTACCTGCACCATCGACGCACTGGCCTTCCTTACGTGGTGCTCAAACTGGCCGCTACTTTAGATGGGCGTATCGCCGCCCCCGACGGCTCTAGCACCTGGATCACTGGCCCCGAAGCACGAGCCGATGTGCAAAAACTCCGGAGCCAAAGCGACGCTATTTGCGTGGGAGCGGGCACGGTGCGCACCGACGACCCCAAGTTGACGGTGCGTTCAGAAAACGGCGGAAACACCAACCTGCGTCGCATCGTCTTTGGCGAGGTAGCGCCCGACGCACAAGCACAACCGGTCGAAACCTATAGCGGCGCCCCGAGAGACCTCCTTGAACGCCTCGGCCAAGAAGGGGTGTTGCAGTTGCTGGTAGAGGGCGGTGCTGACTTAGCGGGGCGCTTCCATCGAGACGGCCTGGTAGATCGTTACTGCATATATTTGGCCCCAGCATTGCTGGGCGGCGAAGATGGTCGACCAGTTCTCGCCGGGCCCGGTGCGCCCACCATGGAAGAGATCCAACGGGGACGTTTTGTAGAGGTAAAGCGCCTCGGAAACGACCTTCGTCTCGACCTCATTTTGGACGAAAAATAA
- a CDS encoding ATP phosphoribosyltransferase → MLKLVLPKGSLEKSTLALFEGADLGVHRNSSVDYRATIDDPRIDEVRILRPQEIAGYVAEGMFDLGITGRDWIEETNSDVVSLGQLHYSKATARPVRIVVAVPEDSPWESVADLPSGVRVSSEYPELTRRFFAEKGIEADIRLSYGATEAKAPDIVDVVVDLTETGRALRAAGLKIIETMLTSFTELVANPEAAADPEKRHAMEQIHRLLQGTLEARGKVLVKMNVSTEDLKRIMEIIPSMKAPTVNELYQGSGFAVETVVAKNVINVLIPELRDGGATDILEIPLSKIVH, encoded by the coding sequence GTGCTGAAACTTGTGCTTCCCAAAGGATCTTTAGAAAAATCTACCCTGGCGCTTTTTGAAGGCGCCGACTTAGGGGTGCATCGAAACTCTTCGGTGGACTATCGAGCCACCATTGACGACCCTCGCATCGATGAGGTACGCATCTTGCGCCCCCAAGAAATAGCCGGGTATGTCGCCGAAGGCATGTTCGACTTAGGGATCACCGGCCGAGACTGGATAGAAGAAACCAACAGCGACGTGGTTTCATTAGGCCAACTGCATTATTCCAAAGCCACCGCCCGCCCGGTACGCATCGTGGTAGCGGTCCCCGAAGACTCTCCTTGGGAATCAGTAGCAGACCTGCCATCCGGCGTACGGGTATCGAGCGAGTACCCCGAACTCACTCGCCGATTCTTTGCCGAAAAAGGAATCGAAGCAGACATTCGCCTTTCTTACGGAGCAACCGAAGCCAAAGCCCCCGACATTGTCGATGTAGTGGTTGACCTCACCGAAACCGGCCGGGCGCTGCGGGCCGCCGGTTTAAAAATAATCGAAACCATGTTGACCAGTTTCACTGAGTTAGTGGCCAACCCCGAAGCAGCGGCCGACCCAGAAAAACGTCACGCCATGGAACAAATTCACCGACTATTGCAAGGCACGCTCGAAGCACGCGGCAAAGTGTTGGTAAAGATGAACGTGTCGACTGAGGACCTCAAGCGGATTATGGAAATCATCCCGTCGATGAAGGCGCCCACGGTAAACGAGTTGTATCAAGGCTCGGGGTTCGCCGTAGAAACCGTGGTAGCAAAAAACGTGATTAATGTGCTGATCCCTGAACTCCGTGACGGGGGAGCCACCGATATTTTAGAAATTCCTCTTTCTAAAATAGTGCACTAA
- a CDS encoding DUF1844 domain-containing protein — MSTLWTPDGEHQVEPETSPTTQDTELSPEDQERAQAMAEDMAAARQQIAQVPASMVVNNHLMGFFELAAIHLSNQPPNLPEAALAIDALGAVVDKLAGRLGEDEETLRDSLQQIRLAYVGLERQSQEEAAAPADGEENPDA; from the coding sequence ATGAGCACCCTGTGGACCCCAGACGGTGAACACCAAGTAGAGCCAGAAACTTCCCCGACCACTCAAGACACGGAGCTTTCGCCCGAGGATCAAGAACGAGCGCAAGCCATGGCTGAGGATATGGCTGCGGCTCGCCAACAGATCGCTCAAGTGCCGGCCTCCATGGTCGTCAACAACCACCTCATGGGGTTTTTCGAGTTGGCGGCCATCCATCTTTCTAACCAACCGCCCAACTTGCCGGAAGCCGCTTTAGCCATTGATGCTTTGGGGGCAGTGGTAGACAAGCTTGCGGGCCGCCTAGGCGAAGACGAAGAAACCCTGCGAGACAGCTTGCAACAGATTCGTTTGGCCTATGTGGGCCTTGAACGACAAAGCCAAGAAGAGGCCGCAGCCCCAGCAGACGGTGAAGAAAACCCTGACGCTTAG
- a CDS encoding translation initiation factor IF-3: protein MNDRIRSREVRLVGQNGEQIGIRSLAQALDMAQDSGLDLVEVADKASPPVCRIMDYGKFKYEQSQKAKEARKKATTVSVKEMKYRPKIGVGDFNTKTSKVEKFLGEGSKVKVTIMFRGREQQHPELGRRILDDVADAVAHVGRIEIYPKLDGRNMVMVLVPGQGTRRQREEAVAIETERAAEVAAEETAIETDEAVETEETTTEEAVETEETTAEETTTEETA, encoded by the coding sequence ATAAATGACCGCATCCGCTCCCGAGAGGTGCGTTTGGTCGGCCAAAACGGTGAACAAATAGGAATCCGTTCATTGGCCCAAGCTCTCGACATGGCTCAAGACAGCGGTCTTGACCTCGTTGAGGTGGCCGATAAAGCAAGCCCACCGGTTTGCCGAATCATGGACTACGGAAAGTTCAAATACGAACAATCCCAAAAAGCCAAGGAAGCTCGTAAAAAAGCAACCACCGTTTCGGTCAAAGAGATGAAGTACCGGCCCAAAATTGGGGTCGGCGACTTCAACACCAAAACCAGCAAAGTTGAAAAATTTCTCGGCGAAGGAAGCAAAGTAAAGGTCACCATCATGTTCCGGGGCCGCGAACAGCAGCACCCTGAGCTGGGACGACGCATCTTGGACGATGTGGCTGATGCCGTAGCACATGTTGGACGCATAGAAATTTACCCAAAATTAGATGGCCGCAACATGGTGATGGTGCTGGTTCCCGGACAAGGAACCCGTCGCCAACGTGAAGAAGCGGTAGCGATAGAAACCGAACGAGCCGCAGAAGTAGCAGCAGAAGAAACAGCAATCGAAACCGACGAGGCTGTCGAAACAGAAGAAACGACAACCGAAGAGGCAGTCGAAACAGAAGAAACGACAGCCGAAGAAACCACAACCGAAGAAACTGCGTAA